A region of Polyangiaceae bacterium DNA encodes the following proteins:
- a CDS encoding type II toxin-antitoxin system Phd/YefM family antitoxin: MKSTYSVSEAQSALPRLLKSAEQGDAVCIRRHNQPVAYILSQERMEAIVETMEILANPAAMRAIREHRAKKTKFVPLSKLDRDA, from the coding sequence ATGAAGTCTACGTACAGCGTGAGCGAGGCGCAGAGCGCGCTACCCCGCCTTCTCAAGAGCGCCGAGCAGGGCGACGCAGTCTGCATCCGGCGGCACAACCAGCCGGTCGCCTACATTCTGTCGCAAGAGCGAATGGAGGCCATCGTGGAGACCATGGAGATCTTGGCCAACCCGGCCGCCATGCGCGCCATCCGCGAGCACCGCGCAAAGAAGACGAAGTTCGTGCCCTTGTCGAAGCTCGACCGCGACGCATGA
- a CDS encoding glycerophosphodiester phosphodiesterase family protein produces the protein MLPRVGRILLALIATTFLGCGSSSSEEPQGSGGAAGASSLPPVSSYDCTVAGKPPERKSAVPIGCATDRSCKERLVSGHRSAGGELGVLAPENTLSAIRAAVLIGADYIETDPRPTKDGVLVNLHDPEVDRTTSGTGNAADLTLAEIQALELDTTKFAGDYACERVPTIEEVLALAKGRIHVLLDANKTNRVDLLVKAVHDTDTLDWAIFDTDDTAKIQEALALEPKLHTMIRVSDAAEIDAELALFAAHPPVIVELHDGADPKLLAPKLHAAGHRVLLDTFGVDLAAKFSNDPNAYADVFANGVDIAQTDRPELVAQFLGR, from the coding sequence ATGCTGCCCCGCGTGGGCCGGATCCTCCTCGCGTTAATCGCCACGACCTTCCTCGGCTGTGGCTCCTCGTCGAGCGAAGAGCCCCAGGGCTCCGGCGGCGCGGCCGGCGCGAGCTCGCTGCCGCCGGTGTCGAGCTACGACTGCACCGTCGCGGGCAAGCCGCCCGAACGCAAGAGCGCCGTCCCGATCGGCTGCGCCACGGATCGGAGCTGCAAGGAGCGCCTGGTCTCGGGCCACCGCAGCGCCGGCGGCGAGCTCGGCGTGCTCGCGCCGGAGAACACGCTCTCCGCGATCCGCGCGGCCGTCTTGATCGGCGCCGACTACATCGAGACCGATCCGCGCCCGACCAAGGACGGAGTCCTGGTCAACCTGCACGACCCAGAGGTCGATCGCACCACCAGCGGCACGGGCAACGCCGCGGACCTGACCCTGGCGGAGATCCAGGCACTCGAGCTCGACACCACCAAGTTCGCGGGGGACTACGCCTGCGAGCGGGTGCCGACCATCGAGGAGGTGCTGGCGCTCGCCAAGGGCAGGATCCACGTGCTGCTCGACGCCAACAAGACGAATCGCGTGGACCTGTTGGTCAAGGCCGTGCACGACACCGACACGCTGGACTGGGCCATCTTCGACACCGACGACACCGCCAAGATCCAGGAGGCGCTGGCGCTCGAGCCCAAGCTCCACACCATGATCCGGGTGAGCGACGCCGCCGAGATCGACGCCGAGCTCGCGCTGTTCGCGGCGCACCCGCCGGTGATCGTCGAGCTCCACGACGGCGCCGATCCGAAGCTGCTGGCGCCGAAGCTGCACGCCGCCGGGCACCGGGTGCTGCTCGACACCTTCGGCGTGGACCTCGCCGCCAAGTTCTCCAACGACCCGAACGCCTACGCCGACGTGTTCGCGAACGGCGTGGACATCGCGCAGACCGACCGGCCCGAGCTGGTGGCGCAATTTCTGGGGCGCTGA
- a CDS encoding acetyl-CoA C-acetyltransferase, translated as MKKLAKEIWIVAAKRTPFGALSGGLKDVSAIDLAVHAGKAAIAQSGAQAKDFDHVILGNVQQTSADAIYGARHVGLKAGLPIETPGLTVNRLCGSGFQAVVNAAEQILLGEAKCVLAGGSENMSQAPHVMWGLRDGAKFGKPPKLVDSLWEALTDSYCQTPMAVTAENLAVKYGITREMADACALRSQKNWAAAQESGAFADELVTLEIAQGRKTVTVDKDEHARPQTTLETLAKLPAVFKKDGVVTAGNASGICDGAAMLVVADAEWAKTQGMKPLAKLLQWGVAGVEPTLMGIGPAPAIRGALERAGLGIGDVDLFDVNEAFAPQFLAVQKELGLPEEKTNVNGGAIALGHPLGASGARITTNLIYTLKKRGKRLGVGSACIGGGQGIAVVLESA; from the coding sequence ATGAAGAAGCTCGCCAAAGAGATCTGGATCGTCGCCGCGAAACGCACGCCCTTCGGCGCCCTGTCCGGCGGGCTCAAGGACGTGAGCGCGATCGATCTCGCGGTCCACGCCGGCAAGGCGGCCATCGCTCAGAGCGGCGCCCAGGCCAAGGACTTCGACCACGTGATCCTGGGCAACGTCCAGCAGACGAGCGCCGACGCCATTTACGGCGCGCGCCACGTCGGGCTCAAGGCCGGCCTGCCCATCGAGACTCCCGGGCTCACGGTGAACCGCCTCTGCGGCTCCGGCTTCCAGGCGGTGGTGAACGCCGCCGAGCAGATCCTGCTCGGCGAGGCCAAGTGCGTGCTGGCGGGTGGCAGCGAGAACATGAGCCAGGCGCCCCACGTGATGTGGGGGCTCCGCGACGGCGCCAAGTTCGGCAAGCCGCCCAAGCTGGTGGACTCGCTCTGGGAGGCGCTGACGGACAGCTACTGCCAGACGCCCATGGCGGTGACCGCGGAGAACCTGGCGGTGAAATACGGCATCACCCGCGAGATGGCCGATGCGTGCGCGCTCCGCTCGCAGAAGAACTGGGCCGCGGCCCAGGAGTCGGGAGCCTTCGCGGACGAGCTCGTCACGTTGGAGATCGCGCAGGGGCGAAAGACCGTCACGGTGGACAAGGACGAGCACGCGCGCCCGCAGACGACGCTGGAGACGCTGGCCAAGCTGCCGGCGGTGTTCAAGAAGGACGGCGTGGTGACGGCCGGCAACGCCAGCGGCATCTGCGACGGCGCGGCCATGCTCGTGGTGGCCGACGCGGAGTGGGCCAAGACCCAAGGCATGAAGCCCCTCGCCAAGCTCCTTCAGTGGGGCGTGGCCGGCGTCGAGCCCACGCTCATGGGCATCGGCCCGGCGCCTGCGATCCGGGGCGCGCTCGAGCGAGCCGGGCTCGGCATCGGCGACGTGGATCTGTTCGACGTGAACGAGGCCTTCGCGCCGCAATTCTTGGCGGTGCAGAAGGAGCTCGGCCTGCCGGAAGAGAAGACCAACGTGAACGGCGGCGCCATCGCCCTCGGTCACCCGCTCGGGGCGTCCGGCGCGCGCATCACCACCAACCTGATCTACACGCTGAAGAAGCGGGGCAAGCGCCTGGGCGTCGGCTCCGCCTGCATCGGCGGCGGCCAGGGCATCGCCGTGGTGCTCGAGTCGGCGTGA
- a CDS encoding MFS transporter, with the protein MNPRGLLFITLFNSILGLSVLFPILAPLGRWLGFTELQVGSLSTSYALMQFLMSPYWGRRSERVGRRPVLLTGILGFALSFFAFAVIAQLGKNGVFGHWTTFGLLLASRLAGGAFSSATLPTAQAYIADTTDRADRTAGMAMIGAAFGLGVVIGPAIGAALSTLSLLAPVYFSAGFALLNALFVWLKLPEPKKHVAVPSEGHPTALIVRMWPVLALGFVISLSSVAMEQTVAFYFQDRLHLSEHQTARTVGLALVFYGIVAVFVQGFLVRRFKWPPHVLLNAGVPIALAGFVGLIFAHRFGPLTAALAVQGLGQGLALPGVTAASSLTVGEHEQGAAAGLNHSAHGLGRVLGPVVGTSLYTLRDDLPYYASALLLVLALGALWASPRIRRAVTHHADPGAA; encoded by the coding sequence GTGAACCCGCGCGGGCTGCTGTTCATCACGCTGTTCAACAGCATCCTCGGGCTCTCGGTGCTGTTCCCCATCCTCGCGCCGCTGGGGCGTTGGCTCGGCTTCACGGAGCTCCAGGTCGGTTCGCTCTCGACCAGCTACGCGCTGATGCAGTTCCTGATGAGCCCGTACTGGGGGCGGCGGAGCGAGCGGGTCGGGCGCAGGCCGGTGCTCCTGACCGGCATCCTGGGCTTTGCGCTGTCGTTCTTCGCCTTCGCCGTGATCGCGCAGCTGGGGAAGAACGGCGTGTTCGGTCACTGGACGACCTTCGGGCTCCTGCTCGCGTCACGCCTGGCCGGCGGAGCGTTCTCGTCCGCCACCTTGCCGACCGCGCAGGCCTACATCGCCGACACCACCGATCGCGCCGATCGCACCGCGGGCATGGCGATGATCGGCGCGGCCTTCGGCCTGGGCGTCGTCATCGGGCCGGCCATCGGCGCGGCGCTCTCCACGCTGAGCCTGCTGGCACCGGTGTATTTCTCGGCCGGCTTCGCGCTCCTGAACGCGCTGTTCGTGTGGCTCAAGCTGCCGGAGCCGAAGAAACACGTCGCCGTGCCGTCGGAGGGGCACCCCACCGCCCTGATCGTGCGCATGTGGCCGGTGCTCGCGCTGGGCTTCGTGATCAGCCTGTCCAGCGTGGCGATGGAGCAGACGGTGGCCTTCTACTTCCAGGACCGGCTTCACCTGTCGGAGCACCAGACGGCGCGCACCGTGGGGCTCGCGCTGGTCTTCTACGGGATCGTCGCCGTGTTCGTGCAGGGCTTCCTGGTGCGGCGCTTCAAGTGGCCGCCTCACGTGCTGCTCAACGCCGGCGTGCCCATCGCGCTCGCGGGCTTCGTGGGCCTGATCTTCGCGCATCGCTTCGGCCCGCTCACCGCGGCGCTCGCGGTCCAGGGACTGGGGCAGGGTCTGGCGCTGCCAGGCGTGACCGCCGCGTCGTCCCTCACGGTCGGCGAGCACGAGCAGGGCGCCGCGGCCGGGCTCAACCACTCCGCCCACGGCTTGGGACGCGTGCTCGGGCCGGTGGTCGGCACCAGCCTCTACACGCTGCGGGACGACCTGCCGTATTACGCCAGCGCGCTCTTGCTCGTGCTGGCGTTGGGCGCGCTCTGGGCGAGCCCGCGCATCCGCCGCGCCGTGACCCACCACGCGGATCCCGGCGCGGCGTGA
- a CDS encoding TerB family tellurite resistance protein has protein sequence MHAIIAPAIEDLCAAFERGGYNPTPLVDLGVLVANADGHVSERERELLSEVFQALLETQLTPEVVDVLITASVEVTIAAGAGPRSRLVAAILQDCDAVEPGLRVALAIAFASEGLSAEERAVIDGIAEAAGVPKARVDELVEEMKRHTDEGGPESARMSLVHPA, from the coding sequence ATGCACGCGATCATCGCCCCGGCCATCGAGGACCTGTGCGCCGCGTTCGAACGCGGCGGCTACAACCCGACGCCGCTCGTCGATCTGGGCGTGCTGGTCGCGAACGCGGACGGCCACGTCAGCGAGCGCGAGCGGGAGCTCTTGAGCGAGGTATTCCAGGCGCTGCTCGAGACCCAGCTCACGCCCGAGGTCGTGGACGTGCTGATCACCGCCAGCGTGGAGGTGACGATCGCCGCGGGCGCCGGCCCGCGCTCGCGCCTGGTGGCGGCCATCCTCCAGGACTGCGACGCCGTCGAGCCGGGCCTCCGGGTCGCGCTCGCCATCGCGTTCGCGAGCGAAGGGCTCTCGGCCGAGGAGCGCGCCGTCATCGACGGCATCGCGGAGGCGGCGGGCGTGCCGAAAGCGCGGGTGGACGAGCTGGTCGAGGAAATGAAGCGGCACACCGACGAGGGCGGCCCGGAGAGCGCGCGGATGTCCCTGGTGCATCCGGCCTAG
- a CDS encoding HAMP domain-containing protein translates to MARSRRTKHYLLDPRFQLKWTGYLVVVVLAVMASLGVLIARMASRTSETANIAVTQAEKAFKESKVNNQLARGAVELAAPDNATLAGVMNEQLREVDAEQEKNLAEVRRLQQDIGRDKQSLQLLLVGAGVALLLLLSLMGIVITHRVVGPVHKLKRLLRRVSTGRLVVDERLRRGDELEDLFETFLQMTFSLRAMQNARIATLDATLRRAEATGASSEVVAGLRALRAQMVLGLEKRRASIHPVA, encoded by the coding sequence ATGGCCCGCTCGCGTCGAACCAAGCACTACCTCCTCGACCCGCGCTTCCAGCTCAAGTGGACCGGCTACCTGGTCGTCGTGGTGCTCGCCGTGATGGCCTCGCTGGGCGTGCTCATCGCCCGGATGGCGAGCCGCACCTCGGAGACCGCGAACATCGCGGTGACCCAGGCCGAGAAGGCCTTCAAGGAATCCAAGGTCAACAACCAGCTGGCCCGAGGCGCGGTGGAGCTGGCGGCGCCGGACAACGCGACCCTGGCCGGCGTGATGAACGAGCAGCTGCGCGAGGTCGACGCGGAGCAGGAGAAGAACCTGGCGGAGGTGCGCCGGCTCCAGCAGGACATCGGCAGGGACAAGCAGAGCCTCCAGCTCCTGCTGGTGGGGGCCGGGGTCGCGCTGCTGTTGCTGCTCAGCCTGATGGGCATCGTGATCACCCACCGCGTGGTCGGCCCCGTGCACAAGCTGAAGCGCCTGCTCCGGCGGGTCAGCACCGGACGGCTGGTGGTGGACGAGCGCCTGCGTCGTGGCGACGAGCTGGAGGATCTGTTCGAGACCTTCCTGCAGATGACGTTCTCGCTTCGGGCCATGCAGAACGCGCGCATCGCCACCCTCGACGCCACCTTGCGCCGCGCCGAGGCGACCGGAGCTTCGAGCGAGGTCGTCGCGGGGCTGCGCGCCTTGCGCGCTCAGATGGTGCTGGGGCTCGAGAAGCGCCGGGCCTCTATCCACCCGGTGGCTTGA
- a CDS encoding MOSC domain-containing protein yields MRVSGLVVYPIKSCGGVELGRARVERRGLERDRRFMLVDEQGSFVTQREEGRLALSRLGVAEGVVRVTAEGQPPLALSAEPTAGERIRVRVWDDDTEGLVQPEASAWFSRFLGRPVRLVYMPPDVRRPVDPRYGQAEDEVGFADGFPLLLISEGSLEELARRLGRPVEMRRFRPNLVVTGASPHAEDGWRRLRVGAMTFRAVKPCSRCLITTRDPDTGELGKEPLATLASYRKQDGKVMFGVNVIPDGPGQLAVGDAVEPLSEI; encoded by the coding sequence GTGCGCGTCTCCGGTCTCGTCGTCTACCCGATCAAGTCCTGCGGCGGCGTGGAGCTCGGCCGCGCTCGGGTCGAGCGGCGTGGGCTCGAGCGCGACCGGCGCTTCATGCTGGTGGACGAGCAAGGGAGCTTCGTCACGCAGCGCGAGGAAGGACGCCTGGCGCTGTCCCGGCTCGGCGTGGCGGAGGGTGTCGTCCGGGTGACTGCGGAAGGGCAGCCGCCGCTCGCGCTGTCGGCAGAGCCGACGGCGGGAGAGCGCATCCGCGTGCGGGTCTGGGACGACGACACCGAGGGCCTGGTGCAGCCCGAAGCGAGCGCTTGGTTCAGCCGGTTCCTCGGCCGGCCGGTGCGGCTGGTCTACATGCCGCCCGACGTGCGACGGCCGGTCGATCCGCGCTACGGCCAGGCCGAGGACGAGGTGGGGTTCGCCGATGGCTTCCCGCTGCTCCTGATCTCGGAAGGCTCGCTCGAGGAGCTCGCGCGGCGCCTCGGGCGACCCGTCGAGATGCGGCGCTTCCGTCCGAACCTGGTGGTGACCGGGGCCTCGCCGCACGCGGAGGACGGCTGGCGGCGCCTTCGTGTGGGGGCGATGACGTTCCGCGCCGTGAAGCCCTGCTCGCGCTGTCTGATCACCACGCGCGATCCGGATACCGGCGAGCTCGGCAAGGAGCCGCTCGCCACGCTCGCGAGCTACCGCAAGCAGGACGGCAAGGTGATGTTCGGGGTGAACGTGATCCCGGACGGCCCGGGGCAGCTCGCGGTCGGCGATGCGGTCGAGCCGCTCAGCGAGATCTGA
- a CDS encoding NAD-dependent epimerase/dehydratase family protein, with the protein MATDRVLVTGATGFVGRHVVGVLQARGYSVRALVHQSRELPPGVESVARDLARPSDLGEVVAGCAGIVHAAALLDPITDPEAAERVNHLATLELAQAAAAAGARAFVYVSTQAAIGYHPGAGLLGPDSPCAPTTVYGKSKLAAERALAAASLGALRSVILRPPTVYGPGERRNFLALTRAVDSGVFAVPGRGDNRMSTCWVGNLADACAWALETKPVRGVVHVADDPVLSFRQLVETLAWALGRSLSPLPFPLPVAQALGLVAEGAFGLAGKDPPLSRARLRTLTADSALDTSETRRLGFAPRVRFSDGVSRTVAWYRDEGLLRPR; encoded by the coding sequence ATGGCCACGGACCGCGTGCTCGTGACCGGCGCGACCGGCTTCGTCGGACGCCACGTGGTCGGCGTGCTGCAAGCCCGCGGCTACTCCGTGCGGGCGCTCGTGCACCAGAGCCGGGAGCTGCCGCCGGGGGTCGAGAGCGTGGCTCGGGACCTCGCTCGCCCGAGCGACCTCGGGGAGGTCGTCGCCGGCTGCGCCGGGATCGTGCACGCCGCCGCGCTGCTCGACCCCATCACGGATCCGGAGGCCGCCGAGCGCGTGAACCACCTGGCCACGCTCGAGCTGGCCCAGGCCGCTGCGGCGGCCGGCGCCCGCGCCTTCGTGTACGTCTCGACGCAAGCCGCCATCGGCTACCATCCCGGCGCCGGCTTGCTCGGGCCCGACTCGCCCTGCGCGCCGACCACCGTTTACGGCAAGAGCAAGCTCGCCGCCGAGCGCGCGCTCGCCGCCGCGTCGCTCGGCGCGCTGCGCAGCGTGATCCTGCGCCCGCCGACGGTGTACGGCCCCGGCGAACGCCGGAACTTCCTGGCGCTGACGCGCGCCGTGGACAGCGGGGTATTCGCGGTGCCCGGGCGCGGCGACAACCGCATGAGCACTTGCTGGGTCGGGAACCTGGCGGACGCCTGTGCCTGGGCCCTCGAGACCAAGCCCGTCCGCGGCGTCGTGCACGTCGCCGACGATCCGGTGCTGTCGTTCCGGCAGCTGGTCGAGACGCTGGCCTGGGCCCTCGGGCGCTCGCTCTCGCCGCTGCCCTTCCCGCTGCCCGTGGCGCAGGCGCTCGGGCTCGTCGCCGAGGGCGCGTTCGGGCTCGCCGGCAAGGACCCGCCGCTCAGCCGCGCGCGCCTCCGGACCCTGACCGCGGACTCGGCCCTCGACACCTCGGAGACCCGGCGCCTGGGCTTCGCCCCCCGCGTCCGCTTCTCCGACGGCGTGTCGCGCACGGTGGCCTGGTACCGTGACGAAGGTCTGCTCCGACCGCGATGA
- a CDS encoding radical SAM protein produces the protein MKLPLSARGALVAAKIPLYRAFRRYGEPRLPPLAMSFVVTDRCNSLCKTCNIGRRFIEDPSVAEGELTLEEYTRVFSSLARPMWVTFSGGEPFMRADFPEIVARLAELVRPAVINIPTNATLVRGTTRGVEKILGRLGETRLVVNVSLDGVGEEHDRVRGFDGNFALAERTLAELRALDDPRLTLGVNTVLSRFNIEHADELFDYVLGVVRPDSYVVELAQIRPEYHNQDDVIAPDPVLASRAIDSFLAKSEKHARRGVSRLVEAFRQKYYADVKRELRSPVGHECYSAFATCSVTAHGQVWSNTQRADPMGDLRDFDLDFRALWRSRQAEQARAKIRAERCHCETSNVAYSNTLMNPRALPEVLYHFVGSALH, from the coding sequence GTGAAGTTGCCGCTGTCCGCCAGGGGCGCGCTCGTCGCCGCGAAGATCCCGCTTTACCGCGCGTTCCGCCGCTACGGCGAGCCGCGGCTGCCGCCTCTGGCCATGAGCTTCGTGGTCACCGATCGCTGCAACTCGCTGTGCAAGACCTGCAACATCGGCCGGCGCTTCATCGAGGACCCCAGCGTCGCCGAGGGCGAGCTGACGCTGGAGGAGTACACGCGCGTGTTCTCCAGCCTGGCTCGCCCGATGTGGGTCACCTTCAGCGGCGGCGAGCCCTTCATGCGCGCCGACTTCCCCGAGATCGTCGCGCGGCTCGCCGAGCTGGTGCGCCCGGCCGTGATCAACATCCCGACCAACGCCACGCTGGTGCGCGGAACTACCCGCGGGGTGGAGAAGATCCTCGGCCGCCTCGGGGAGACCCGCCTGGTGGTGAACGTCTCGCTGGACGGGGTCGGCGAGGAGCACGACCGAGTGCGGGGCTTCGACGGCAACTTCGCCCTGGCCGAGCGCACCTTGGCCGAGCTCCGTGCCCTCGACGACCCGCGCCTGACCCTCGGGGTCAACACAGTGCTCTCTCGCTTCAACATCGAGCACGCCGACGAGCTCTTCGACTACGTGCTGGGCGTGGTGCGCCCCGACTCGTACGTGGTCGAGCTCGCGCAGATCCGTCCCGAGTATCACAACCAGGACGACGTCATCGCCCCAGATCCGGTCCTGGCCTCGCGCGCCATCGACTCGTTCCTCGCCAAGTCGGAGAAGCACGCCCGGCGCGGCGTCTCGCGCCTGGTCGAGGCGTTCCGGCAGAAGTACTACGCCGACGTGAAACGCGAGCTTCGAAGCCCCGTCGGGCACGAGTGTTACTCCGCCTTCGCCACTTGCTCGGTGACGGCGCACGGGCAGGTCTGGTCCAACACCCAGCGCGCCGATCCCATGGGCGATCTGCGCGACTTCGACCTCGACTTCCGCGCGCTCTGGCGCTCGCGGCAGGCCGAGCAGGCCCGGGCGAAGATCCGCGCCGAGCGCTGCCACTGCGAGACCTCGAACGTCGCCTACAGCAACACGCTGATGAACCCCCGCGCGCTGCCCGAAGTGCTCTACCACTTCGTGGGCAGCGCCCTCCACTGA
- a CDS encoding zf-TFIIB domain-containing protein, with protein sequence MSSSPAHCPRCGGILWGRALPAGAGHACGSCGGVWLDHAAATRMTQVLCSDTLGHAEVGARTASAVDTRGGLVCPTCKSALARTVVGQTGVEIDYCSAHGTWFDKDELRRVAEAYATARAYGRHGSGVGGAAVAGAAVAGTAVAGAAMMASQESQVERYAQNLDAEDVADIAIEGGSAAFEAGAAIGDAADAADLAGGAAEVAGGVFEILGGIFEGLG encoded by the coding sequence ATGAGCTCGAGTCCGGCGCACTGTCCTCGTTGCGGAGGGATCCTCTGGGGCCGCGCGTTGCCCGCCGGTGCGGGGCACGCCTGCGGGAGTTGCGGGGGCGTCTGGCTCGATCACGCCGCGGCCACGCGCATGACGCAAGTGCTCTGCTCGGACACCCTCGGTCACGCCGAGGTCGGGGCACGCACCGCGAGCGCCGTGGACACGCGCGGTGGCCTGGTTTGCCCGACCTGCAAGAGCGCGCTCGCGCGCACGGTCGTCGGCCAGACCGGGGTCGAGATCGACTACTGCTCGGCCCACGGCACCTGGTTCGACAAGGACGAGCTCCGCCGCGTCGCGGAGGCCTACGCGACGGCCCGCGCGTACGGACGCCACGGCAGCGGAGTCGGCGGCGCCGCCGTCGCGGGGGCAGCCGTCGCCGGCACCGCGGTCGCCGGCGCAGCCATGATGGCTTCGCAAGAGAGCCAGGTCGAACGCTACGCGCAGAACCTCGACGCCGAAGACGTCGCGGACATCGCCATCGAAGGCGGCAGCGCGGCGTTCGAGGCGGGCGCCGCCATCGGTGACGCCGCGGACGCGGCCGATCTCGCGGGCGGAGCCGCCGAGGTCGCCGGCGGCGTGTTCGAGATCCTGGGCGGGATATTCGAGGGACTGGGCTGA
- a CDS encoding nuclear transport factor 2 family protein yields MRRGLLLGAVISACAASPARAPAGVASVLDELHANAAAADEERYFALFAEDAVFLGTDARERWTKAAFRRYAKPHFAKGKAWTFRAVKRAVAFAPDGVTAWFDEELWTERLGPARGSGVLALRDGCWLIVQYNLSLTIPNERFPLVRSVLGSERADAPVTDALAGLGWLAGAWQTKRADGTRVEEVWSAPDGASLIGSGRSVRDGKTTFFELLRIEARPDGVFYVAQPMGGVATEFRRVPGPDDAFVFENPDHDFPKRVSYRKVPGGVQVRIEGAAGQRVEEWTYTRALLGLDRE; encoded by the coding sequence ATGCGACGTGGGCTTCTACTCGGGGCCGTGATCTCGGCCTGTGCTGCGTCACCGGCTCGGGCGCCCGCGGGCGTCGCCTCCGTCCTGGACGAGCTCCACGCAAATGCCGCGGCGGCCGACGAAGAGCGTTACTTCGCGTTGTTCGCCGAGGACGCCGTGTTCCTAGGCACCGATGCCAGAGAGCGCTGGACCAAGGCAGCGTTTCGTCGCTACGCGAAGCCGCACTTCGCCAAGGGCAAGGCCTGGACCTTCCGTGCCGTGAAGCGCGCCGTGGCGTTCGCACCCGACGGTGTCACGGCTTGGTTCGACGAGGAGCTCTGGACCGAGAGGCTCGGGCCTGCCCGCGGCAGCGGCGTGCTGGCGCTGCGCGACGGATGCTGGTTGATCGTGCAATACAACCTGTCCCTCACCATTCCCAACGAGCGATTCCCGCTCGTCCGAAGCGTGCTCGGCTCCGAGCGCGCGGACGCCCCCGTGACGGATGCCCTGGCAGGGCTCGGCTGGTTGGCGGGCGCCTGGCAAACGAAGCGCGCGGATGGCACGCGTGTGGAGGAGGTGTGGAGTGCCCCCGACGGTGCGAGCTTGATCGGCTCGGGTCGCAGCGTGCGTGACGGCAAGACCACGTTCTTCGAGCTGTTGCGCATCGAGGCGAGGCCGGACGGGGTCTTCTACGTGGCGCAGCCGATGGGCGGGGTGGCGACGGAGTTTCGCCGCGTGCCTGGCCCCGACGACGCGTTCGTGTTCGAGAACCCGGACCACGACTTTCCCAAGCGCGTGAGCTATCGCAAGGTGCCGGGGGGCGTGCAGGTGCGGATCGAAGGCGCCGCGGGCCAGCGCGTCGAGGAGTGGACGTACACGCGGGCGCTGCTCGGATTGGACCGCGAGTGA
- a CDS encoding glycosyltransferase codes for MTPADAIWIALGIAAASAAFNLYSAVRGLGAMVKLPESVPPRESWPRVSLIVAACNEAESIEEATLAKLTSDYPNLEVVLVDDRSSDGTSEIADRLAASDARLRVVHVKELPAGWLGKVHALEMGRRHATGEWLLFSDADVHFDADLLRKVLSEVLRRELEFVTIAPKLLSSSFALDAILACFMRMLVVGGRLYKISDPKSRVAVGGGVFNLAKLSAFDRSPGFEWLRMEIADDVALGQMMKRSGARSAIFDGAHGVRLHFYRSVGEMMRGLEKNGYAVFGGLNPLRLLLTVGLLLGLEVGPLLMLCWPSLPVRLGALAVLAATTLSQVLVARAGKRDVPSALLPWVGALALVAFSVRSAILTHWRGGVVWRGTLYPLAELRAGRRLELF; via the coding sequence GTGACTCCCGCCGACGCGATCTGGATCGCGCTGGGGATCGCCGCTGCCAGCGCCGCTTTCAACCTGTATTCGGCCGTGCGCGGCCTCGGCGCCATGGTGAAGCTGCCCGAGAGCGTTCCGCCGCGCGAGAGTTGGCCGCGGGTGAGCCTGATCGTCGCCGCCTGCAACGAGGCCGAGAGCATCGAAGAGGCCACGCTCGCCAAGCTCACCAGCGACTATCCGAACCTGGAGGTCGTGCTGGTGGACGACCGCTCGAGCGACGGCACCTCCGAGATCGCCGATCGACTGGCCGCGAGCGACGCTCGGCTCCGGGTCGTCCACGTGAAGGAGCTGCCTGCCGGTTGGCTCGGCAAGGTGCACGCGCTCGAGATGGGCCGCCGTCACGCCACGGGTGAGTGGCTCCTGTTCAGCGACGCGGACGTGCATTTCGACGCCGACCTCTTGCGCAAGGTCTTGTCCGAGGTGCTGCGCCGAGAGCTCGAGTTCGTGACCATCGCGCCGAAGCTCCTGTCCTCGTCCTTCGCGCTCGACGCGATCCTGGCGTGCTTCATGCGGATGCTGGTGGTGGGGGGACGCCTGTACAAGATCTCGGATCCGAAGTCGCGCGTGGCAGTCGGCGGTGGCGTGTTCAACCTGGCCAAGCTGAGCGCGTTCGATCGCTCACCGGGCTTCGAGTGGCTGCGCATGGAGATCGCCGACGACGTCGCCTTGGGCCAGATGATGAAACGCTCCGGCGCGCGCTCGGCGATCTTCGACGGAGCGCACGGTGTGAGGTTGCACTTCTACCGCTCCGTGGGCGAGATGATGCGGGGCCTGGAGAAGAACGGCTACGCCGTGTTCGGCGGTCTGAATCCGCTGCGGCTGCTCCTGACCGTCGGCCTGCTCCTCGGCCTGGAGGTCGGACCGCTCCTGATGCTGTGCTGGCCCTCGCTCCCGGTGAGGCTCGGCGCTCTCGCCGTGCTCGCCGCCACGACGCTGAGCCAGGTCCTGGTCGCGCGCGCCGGTAAGCGCGATGTCCCGAGCGCGCTGCTTCCGTGGGTCGGCGCGCTGGCGCTGGTGGCCTTCTCGGTCCGCTCGGCGATCCTGACCCACTGGCGGGGTGGCGTGGTCTGGCGCGGGACCCTGTACCCACTGGCGGAGCTGCGCGCGGGCCGGCGCCTGGAGCTGTTCTAG